From the Penicillium oxalicum strain HP7-1 chromosome V, whole genome shotgun sequence genome, one window contains:
- a CDS encoding Splicing factor 3B subunit 5 yields the protein MADKLRTLQNLEALQARFVGTGHADTTKYEWLSNIKRDSCASYVGHNPLLSYMAVGMGESKEKVRIKMMEKMVRGAGNPPEVCLDYP from the coding sequence atggccgataAACTCCGCACTCTCCAGAATCTCGAGGCTTTACAAGCTCGCTTCGTCGGTACTGGTCACGCCGACACGACCAAGTACGAGTGGCTGTCCAATATCAAGCGCGACAGCTGTGCCTCTTACGTCGGTCATAACCCGCTCTTGTCGTACATGGCCGTTGGTATGGGTGAATCCAAGGAGAAAGTGCGCAtcaagatgatggagaagatggtgagaGGTGCAGGTAATCCGCCAGAGGTATGTCTTGACTATCCATGA
- a CDS encoding Phenylalanine--tRNA ligase beta subunit — MPTISVDKAALFKELGREYTTEEFDELCFEFGIELDEDTTNQDRPIVDGVQEPPQLKIEIPANRYDLLCFEGIALMLNIFLQRKALPEYKLAKPANGQLEQIIVKESTTKIRPYVSGAILRGVKFDKARYASFIALQDKLHQNLARQRTLVSIGTHDLDTIKGPFTYDALPPKDIKFVPLNQTKEMDGNELMAFYEKHQQLSKYLHIIRDSPVYPVIFDSQRIVCSLPPIINGDHSKISLDTTNVFIEITALDQTKLEIVNRMMVTMFSQYTSEPFTIEPVEIVSEHNGQTRVTPDLAPRTTTAEVSYINQCCGLELSSSEISNLLTKMAYRAKPSAMSPDTIDVEIPPTRADVLHQCDIMEDVAIAYGFNNLPRSFPSKSGTVAQPLPINKLSDIVRVEAAMAGWSEVLPLILCSHDENFAWLNRKDDGNTAVKLANPKTTEFQVVRTSLLPGLLKTIRENKAHSVPMKIFEVSDVAFKDLSLERKSRNERHFAAAFYGKSSGFEVVHGLLDRVMSMLKSAFIIAEEGLDNAAISDSQYYIKELDDPTYFPGHSASIHLRVGGKDHMIGSFGILHPTVLGKYELKYPVSTLEINIEPFL, encoded by the exons atGCCCACTATTTCGGTCGACAAGGCCGCTCTCTTCAAGGAGTTGGGCCGGGA ATATACTACAGAGGAGTTTGACGAGTTGTGTTTCGAGTTCG GCATTGAGCTCGATGAGGAT ACTACAAACCAGGACCGGCCGATCGTCGATGGTGTCCAGGAGCCGCCCCAGCTCAAGATTGAGATCCCCGCCAACCG ATATGACCTCCTTTGCTTCGAGGGAATTGCGTTGATGCTTAACATCTTCTTGCAGCGGAAGGCGCTGCCTGAGTACAAGCTGGCTAAGCCTGCGAATGGGCAATTGGAGCAAATTATCGTGAAGGAGAGC ACCACCAAGATCAGACCCTATGTCTCAGGTGCTATTCTCCGAGGTGTGAAATTCGACAAGGCCCGTTACGCATCCTTCATTGCCTTGCAAGACAAGCTTCACCAAAACCTAGCTCGTCAACGAACCCTGGTCTCCATTGGTACACACGATCTGGACACTATCAAAGGACCGTTCACCTACGATGCCCTCCCTCCCAAGGACATCAAGTTTGTGCCCCTCAACCAGACCAAGGAAATGGACGGCAATGAATTGATGGCCTTCTACGAG AAGCATCAACAACTGAGCAAGTACTTGCACATTATCCGCGACTCACCGGTTTACCCTGTCATTTTCGACTCACAGCGCATCGTTTGCTCTCTGCCTCCCATTATCAACGGCGACCACTCGAAAATCTCCCTTGACACGACAAATGTCTTTATTGAGATCACTGCGCTGGATCAAACCAAGCTCGAAATCGTGAACCGTATGATGGTCACTATGTTCTCCCAGTACACTTCGGAGCCCTTCAC TATCGAGCCGGTTGAGATTGTGTCAGAACATAATGGTCAGACTCGTGTCACTCCTGATCTCGCTCCCCGTACCACAACAGCTGAGGTCTCGTACATCAACCAATGCTGTGGTCTGGAACTCTCCTCTTCCGAGATCAGTAACCTCCTGACAAAGATGGCATACCGAGCTAAGCCTTCCGCGATGAGCCCTGACACAATCGACGTCGAGATCCCGCCTACCCGCGCCGACGTACTTCACCAGTGCGACATCATGGAGGATGTGGCTATTGCCTATGGCTTCAACAATCTCCCTCGATCTTTCCCCAGCAAGTCGGGAACCGTTGCTCAGCCTCTCCCCATTAACAAGCTCTCCGACATTGTTCGCGTCGAAGCGGCGATGGCTGGCTGGTCCGAGGTTCTGCCGTTGATTCTTTGCTCGCATGATGAAAACTTTGCATGGCTCAACCGCAAAGACGACGGAAACACTGCTGTCAAGCTTGCCAACCCCAAGACTACCGAATTCCAGGTTGTTCGCACCAGCTTGCTGCCGGGTTTATTGAAGACTATCCGTGAAAACAAGGCCCACAGTGTCCCGATGAAGATCTTCGAGGTCAGCGATGTTGCTTTCAAGGACTTGTCTTTGGAGCGCAAGAGCCGCAACGAGCGCCACTTTGCTGCTGCATTCTATGGCAAGAGCAGTGGTTTTGAGGTCGTCCACGGTCTGCTTGACCGCGTCATGTCCATGTTGAAGAGTGCCTTCATTATCGCCGAGGAGGGTCTCGACAATGCCGCTATTAGTGATTCGCAATATTACATCAAGGAGCTGGACG ATCCCACCTACTTCCCCGGCCACAGCGCCTCCATCCACTTGCGCGTTGGCGGAAAGGACCACATGATTGGTTCTTTCGGCATTCTTCACCCTACCGTCCTGGGCAAGTATGAGCTGAAGTATCCCGTCAGTACCCTCGAGATCAACATCGAGCCTTTCCTGTAA
- a CDS encoding 40S ribosomal protein S3, giving the protein MAAVQGAISKRRKFVADGVFYAELNEFFQRELAEEGYSGVEVRVTPTVTDIIIRATHTQEVLGEQGRRIRELTSLIQKRFKFPENSVSLYAAKVQNRGLSRRRSVRVPPLQAPERSGRCEVVVSGKLRAARAKSMKFTDGFMIHSGQPAKEFIDSATRHVLLRQGVLGIKVKIMRGSDPEGKSGPQKTLPDSVTIIEPKEEQPVLQPMSQDYGAKALAAQQAAEQQRLAEEQAASAEGGAEAYTQE; this is encoded by the exons ATGGCCGCTGTTCAGGGAGCTATTTCCAAGCGTCGCAAGTTCGTCGCCGACGGTGTCTTCTACGCCGAGCTCAACGAGTTCTTCCAGCGCGAACTCGCTGAGGAGGGCTACTCCGGTGTCGAAGTCCGTGTCACTCCCACCGTCACCGACATCA TCATCCGCGCCACCCACACCCAGGAGGTTCTTGGCGAGCAGGGTCGCCGCATCCGTGAGCTCACCTCGCTCATCCAGAAGCGCTTCAAGTTCCCCGAGAACTCTGTCTCCCTCTACGCCGCCAAGGTCCAGAACCGCGGTCTCTCCCGCCGTCGCTCAGTGCGAGTCCCTCCGCTACAAGCTCCTGAACGGTCTGGCC GTTGCGAGGTTGTCGTCTCCGGCAAGCTCCGTGCCGCCCGTGCCAAGTCCATGAAGTTCACT GACGGCTTCATGATCCACTCCGGTCAGCCCGCCAAGGAGTTCATTGACTCCGCCACCCGTCACGTTCTCCTCCGCCAGGGTGTCCTCGGAatcaaggtcaagatcaTGCGTGGCTCTGACCCCGAGGGCAAGTCCGGCCCCCAGAAGACCCTCCCCGACTCCGTCACCATCATTGAGcccaaggaggagcagcCCGTCCTGCAGCCCATGTCTCAGGACTACGGTGCCAAGGCCCTTGCTGCCCAGCAGGCTGCTGAGCAGCAGCGTCTGGCTGAGGAGCAGGCCGCCAGCGCAGAGGGTGGTGCCGAGGCTTACACTCAGGAGTAA
- a CDS encoding Protein phosphatase PP2A regulatory subunit A, with protein MEGQNENDELYPIAVLIDELKHDDVLLRLNAIRRLSTIALALGPERTRDELIPFLDDSVEDEDEVLTALSEELGNFTEYVGGPEYAHVLLSPLENLAAIEEPLVREKAVESLNKVCDQLSESQVEEHFLPLVLHLSKADWFTSKVSATGLYCSPYRKAAPALQQSLRQHFGALVHDETPMVRRQAANNLAKFVKEMQTSVIIDEMIPLFQYLASDDQDSVRLLTVEILIAIAEEIPKAQQPSHGVLLTSLRNLFEDKSWRVRYMVADRYEKIAKAVHEEVITRDMVPAFVKLLKDTEAEVRTAIAGQIPGFCSLIDRDTLLNEIMTSVEDLVSDQSQHVRAALGTQISGLAPILGKEETIAHLLPMFLQMLKDDFPDVRLHIISKLEQVNNVIGIELLSQSLLPAIVQLAEDKQWRVRLAIIEYIPLLASQLGVKFFDEQLSDLCMGWLGDTVFSIREAATQNLKKLTEVFGVEWAKESIIPKVMAMGQHPNYLYRMTTCFAISTLVPVVTLDIIESSILPILDRLVADEIPNIRFNVAKSYAVLIDALRRLPENKTLVEVEKSEQAVTPAPRAQELIQQKVLPSLEKLQADDDVDVRYFATTATGPTEETMQTSP; from the exons ATGGAGGGTCAAAACGAGAATGATGAACTCTACCCCATCGCGGTTCTCATCGATGAGCTCAAG CACGATGATGTTCTCCTCAGATTGAATGCAATCCGCCGTCTATCCACGATCGCTCTGGCTTTGGGACCGGAGAGGACCCGAGATGAGCTTATCCCATTCCTGGATG ATTctgtcgaggatgaggatgaggtctTGACCGCGCTGAGTGAGGAATTGGGTAACTTCACAGAGTACGTCGGCGGGCCAGAATATGCGCACGTGCTTCTGTCACCGCTCGAAAACCTGGCGGCGATTGAAGAGCCTCTTGTGCGAGAGAAG GCCGTGGAGTCCCTCAACAAAGTTTGCGACCAACTGTCAGAAAGTCAAGTCGAAGAACACTTCCTTCCTCTGGTTCTTCACCTCTCGAAAGCCGATTGGTTCACTTCCAAGGTTTCTGCCACTGGTCTCTATTGTTCACCTTATCGAAAAGCCGCGCCGGCGCTGCAGCAAAGTCTCCGACAACATTTTGGAGCGCTCGTACACGATGAAACCCCCATGGTGCGCCGTCAAGCCGCCAACAACCTCGCCAAGTTTGTCAAGGAGATGCAAACTTCAGTGATAATCGACGAAATGATACCCCTCTTCCAATATTTGGCCAGTGATGACCAAGACAGCGTGCGCCTGTTGACGGTGGAAATCTTGATCGCGATCGCAGAGGAAATTCCTAAGGCCCAGCAACCCAGTCATGGTGTGCTGCTGACATCACTGCGCAACTTGTTTGAGGATAAGAGCTGGCGGGTCCGCTACATGGTCGCTGATAGATACGAGAAG ATTGCCAAGGCTGTGCACGAAGAGGTCATTACACGCGACATGGTGCCCGCTTTTGTGAAACTTTTGAAGGACACCGAGGCAGAGGTCCGCACTGCAATTGCTGGACAGATTCCCG GATTCTGTTCTCTGATTGATCGTGACACCCTGCTGAATGAGATCATGACCAGTGTGGAGGATTTGGTGTCTGACCAGTCTCAGCACGTTCGTGCAGCACTCGGTACCCAAATCAGTGGATTGGCACCTATTCTTGGGAAAGAAGA GACCATCGCCCACTTGTTGCCCATGTTCCTTCAGATGCTCAAGGACGACTTCCCCGATGTCCGTCTGCACATCATCTCCAAGCTTGAGCAGGTGAACAACG TCATCGGAATCGAACTACTCTCccaatctcttcttccggcAATTGTTCAGCTTGCCGAGGACAAGCAGTGGCGTGTGCGTCTTGCTATTATCGAATACATCCCACTGCTTGCCAGCCAACTGGGTGTCAAATTCTTTGACGAGCAATTGAGCGACTTGTGCATGGGATGGCTAGGAGATACTGTCTTCTCCATTCGCGAGGCTGCAACCCAAAACCTGAAGAAGCTGACCGAAGTATTCGGCGTGGAATGGGCCAAGGAATCCATTATTCCCAAAGTGATGGCCATGGGCCAGCACCCCAACTACCTGTACCGCATGACCACCTGCTTCGCCATTTCT ACGCTCGTACCCGTTGTCACCCTTGACATTATTGAAAGCTCCATTCTTCCCATTCTGGACCGACTTGTGGCAGACGAGATCCCCAACATTCGCTTCAACGTGGCCAAGTCGTATGCGGTTCTGATCGATGCCTTGCGTCGTCTGCCCGAGAACAAGACATTGGTCGAGGTGGAAAAATCGGAGCAGGCTGTCACACCCGCACCCAGGGCCCAGGAACTGATTCAACAGAAAGTTCTTCCGTCCTTGGAAAAGCTGCaggctgatgatgatgttgatgttCGCTATTTTGCCACCACTGCCACAGGTCCCACGGAGGAGACTATGCAGACATCCCCTTAG